The following are encoded in a window of Flavobacterium cupriresistens genomic DNA:
- a CDS encoding alpha-keto acid decarboxylase family protein — MSEKKISVAKYLQIRLEQLGLTHLFGIAGNYTAPFLNTILEDKNAKIKIVNDTNEINAGHCTDAYARQNGFAAVAVTYGVGAFTLLNSVAGSYVEHCPVLVINGAPTNKDQQRSLVQGMLASHMTGDMYSNINVFRNVTVAAEQITGSSDAPYKIDAVLNACILYGRPVYLEVFEDAWRMECNPPVAPLVERETSKCQTSARKAAQRVAAMARGKEIIFWGGIEIQRYGIQKEFLDLIETTNTEFVTSILGKSIVSENHPKFKGVFNGKASPKDVKEQFEKAQLKIGLGVWTTGKNLGGFDVWKDDTVLANHSGVRIGPSYVANVSLRDFMIFLKEELTKVTFSAYEMYDTNYLPESFFVADDEITEKEKPALTYDTFFQRINSFINGSHIVVADAGFPLLGAQGIRIAEPNGFVAQASWLSIGYSVPAATGIKCARPDKRPVVFVGDGAFQETCQAISTQNKLKHDTIVFVLDNGIYGIEQMLVNPNPFRGADKVEYSIPDLNSVYDYNEMHRWKYAKLVDVFGGKGFEVSSLDELEEVLEQLDTIKENTIIHVNIPKTSIPEAIAYKTEEPGEDEFLDKDWNLC, encoded by the coding sequence ATGTCAGAGAAAAAAATATCAGTTGCAAAATACCTGCAAATACGCCTTGAACAATTAGGTCTCACCCACTTATTTGGTATTGCGGGCAATTATACCGCACCGTTTTTAAATACGATCCTTGAGGACAAAAACGCGAAAATTAAAATCGTTAATGATACAAATGAAATAAATGCCGGACACTGTACCGATGCTTATGCAAGACAAAATGGTTTTGCAGCAGTAGCGGTAACTTATGGAGTGGGAGCATTTACATTGTTGAATTCCGTTGCAGGTTCTTATGTAGAACATTGTCCTGTGCTTGTCATTAATGGGGCTCCGACCAACAAAGATCAGCAGCGAAGCCTTGTTCAAGGCATGCTGGCATCACATATGACAGGTGATATGTACAGTAACATCAATGTCTTCCGAAATGTTACCGTTGCGGCAGAACAAATCACAGGTTCATCAGATGCTCCTTATAAAATTGATGCAGTGCTGAATGCCTGTATTTTATATGGAAGACCGGTTTACCTTGAGGTTTTTGAAGATGCATGGCGAATGGAATGTAATCCGCCTGTCGCTCCATTGGTAGAAAGAGAGACATCAAAATGTCAAACAAGCGCACGCAAGGCAGCACAAAGAGTCGCTGCGATGGCTCGTGGAAAAGAAATCATTTTCTGGGGCGGAATTGAAATCCAGCGCTACGGTATTCAAAAAGAATTCCTGGATCTGATTGAAACTACCAATACGGAATTTGTAACTTCCATACTCGGGAAATCAATCGTATCCGAAAACCATCCTAAGTTCAAAGGGGTTTTTAATGGCAAGGCATCTCCAAAAGATGTTAAGGAACAATTCGAAAAAGCCCAGCTAAAAATAGGCCTTGGTGTATGGACCACCGGTAAAAACCTGGGTGGTTTTGATGTTTGGAAAGACGATACGGTACTTGCCAATCACAGCGGTGTCAGGATAGGTCCTTCTTATGTAGCGAATGTATCGCTAAGGGATTTTATGATATTTCTGAAAGAAGAACTTACCAAAGTTACCTTTAGTGCCTACGAAATGTATGACACAAATTACCTGCCTGAATCATTTTTTGTAGCTGATGACGAGATAACGGAAAAAGAGAAACCAGCCCTTACCTACGATACTTTTTTTCAACGTATCAATAGCTTTATAAATGGTAGTCATATAGTAGTTGCCGATGCCGGTTTCCCTTTATTGGGTGCCCAAGGCATTCGTATTGCAGAACCTAATGGATTTGTGGCGCAGGCATCATGGCTTTCTATCGGTTATTCGGTACCTGCTGCAACCGGAATAAAATGTGCAAGACCTGATAAAAGACCAGTAGTATTTGTTGGAGATGGTGCTTTTCAGGAAACCTGTCAGGCAATATCAACACAGAATAAATTGAAACATGATACTATTGTTTTTGTGTTGGATAATGGTATTTATGGTATTGAACAAATGCTTGTGAACCCAAATCCTTTCCGTGGCGCTGACAAAGTAGAATATAGTATCCCCGATTTAAACAGCGTTTATGACTACAATGAAATGCACCGTTGGAAATATGCCAAGCTCGTTGATGTATTTGGGGGAAAAGGTTTTGAAGTTAGCAGTCTCGACGAACTCGAAGAAGTTTTGGAACAACTTGATACTATTAAGGAAAATACAATTATACATGTGAACATTCCAAAGACATCCATTCCGGAAGCGATTGCTTACAAAACAGAAGAGCCGGGTGAGGATGAATTTTTAGATAAAGACTGGAATTTATGTTAA
- a CDS encoding flavin monoamine oxidase family protein yields MENYLHGLLDEEKDPIITQYLKYIDEGIPHTDKPKDVLIIGAGMAGMVAGAMLKEAGHNVTIVESNTRVGGRIKTFRNSTDKKYFEDDTVYGEAGAMRIPTIHNMVLRYIEKLGLKTEPFYYLSVDKAQAIAHQADPAKPEPEVTRNSLFYINRKRVVQNEYIPKDKKKIVDVNELLDFNLGSSENMRADQLMANLINPLKDFIAEDPMKNWPLLIERYGEYSMRRFLKEHSMYSENAIEMIGVIQNLESRMAYDFIQSFIEQNIIKDSTQFMEIVGGCDMLPNAFFKAHKLEENTYFDCRMTKMMLVNEKVKIEVNIEVKRDSQFYEDAGYKALETSVSDMEFDEVIVTIPFSALRHVYVTPQFEQEKRKAIRELHYDSATKILLEFREKWWQEAPYNIVGGGTITDFSNRFTYYPSNDLGSKGHGVVLASYCWSDEASRWDSMDDDDRYFYALKNLAIMHSDDKKEQQRIIDLAVITSSIKNRKGETGKLIGAATQSWMRDPYAYGEAAIFNPGQLQLLQRHIISTDWQGKAHFAGEHTSLKHAWIEGAIESGIRTALEVNENTGNLNNPI; encoded by the coding sequence ATGGAAAACTACTTACATGGCTTACTCGATGAAGAAAAAGACCCAATTATTACGCAATATTTAAAATATATAGACGAAGGAATTCCACATACAGATAAGCCAAAAGACGTACTAATCATTGGTGCCGGAATGGCCGGAATGGTAGCTGGAGCGATGTTAAAGGAAGCGGGCCATAATGTAACGATAGTCGAATCTAATACCCGTGTTGGTGGAAGGATTAAGACTTTCCGAAATTCTACGGACAAAAAATACTTTGAAGACGATACCGTTTATGGCGAAGCCGGTGCAATGCGTATCCCGACTATACATAACATGGTACTCAGATACATCGAAAAACTAGGACTCAAAACAGAGCCTTTTTATTATTTGTCTGTCGATAAGGCTCAGGCAATTGCACATCAGGCAGATCCTGCCAAACCGGAACCGGAAGTTACAAGAAACTCTCTTTTCTATATTAACCGAAAACGTGTTGTCCAAAATGAATATATTCCAAAGGATAAGAAGAAAATTGTCGATGTAAATGAATTGCTCGACTTTAATTTGGGTAGTAGCGAAAACATGCGTGCCGACCAGTTAATGGCGAATCTCATCAATCCGCTTAAAGATTTTATTGCAGAAGATCCGATGAAAAACTGGCCGTTGCTGATCGAGCGTTACGGAGAATATTCGATGCGTCGATTCTTGAAAGAACATTCTATGTACTCAGAAAATGCTATCGAAATGATTGGTGTCATTCAAAACCTGGAATCCAGGATGGCTTACGATTTTATCCAGAGTTTTATAGAGCAGAATATTATTAAAGATTCTACGCAATTTATGGAAATTGTAGGAGGATGTGACATGCTGCCCAATGCCTTTTTTAAAGCCCATAAACTAGAAGAAAATACCTATTTCGATTGCAGGATGACAAAAATGATGCTTGTCAATGAGAAGGTAAAAATAGAGGTAAACATAGAGGTGAAGCGCGACTCCCAGTTTTATGAAGATGCAGGGTACAAAGCATTAGAAACATCTGTTAGTGATATGGAATTTGATGAAGTAATTGTGACTATACCTTTTTCGGCACTAAGGCACGTTTATGTAACACCACAATTCGAGCAAGAAAAACGAAAAGCAATTCGGGAATTGCATTATGATTCTGCTACTAAAATATTGCTTGAATTTCGTGAAAAATGGTGGCAGGAAGCACCGTATAATATCGTTGGGGGTGGTACAATTACTGATTTTTCCAACCGTTTTACGTATTATCCGAGTAATGATTTAGGAAGTAAAGGGCATGGTGTAGTACTGGCTTCCTATTGCTGGTCAGACGAAGCGAGCCGCTGGGATTCTATGGATGATGATGACAGGTATTTCTATGCACTTAAAAATCTTGCCATTATGCACTCCGATGATAAGAAAGAACAGCAACGCATTATCGACCTTGCTGTAATCACTTCAAGCATCAAAAACCGCAAAGGGGAAACCGGAAAATTAATTGGTGCCGCAACACAAAGTTGGATGCGTGATCCTTATGCTTATGGCGAAGCAGCAATCTTTAACCCGGGTCAGCTGCAGTTATTACAGCGTCATATCATTTCGACCGATTGGCAAGGAAAAGCACATTTCGCTGGAGAGCATACTTCCCTGAAACATGCCTGGATAGAAGGTGCTATCGAGTCCGGAATCCGTACCGCACTGGAAGTTAACGAAAATACAGGTAATCTCAATAACCCGATTTAA